The genomic segment ACCGTAACAAACCGGGATTTCTACCAGTCTGTACTCTTTAGAGTGAGTGTTGGAGATTTGCTGCGACATTTGCTCAAGAATAGCAACAGCACGATCGTATGGCAAAATATCATCAAGTGGATCGAAAAGAGTAATCGGATCGTAATAGACTGTAACAGTCGTAAAGCCAGGTACAGATTCGATCATCCCGGGGAAAGGATGCTCCTGTAGGTATTCAGAGAATTGGATGACCTTCTCATGGGTCTGTTGATCGATAACCTCTCCTAGTTTGACCATGACACCCGAGTCCCCAAGAGGAGAGAATTCATATCTAGGCAACGGTTTTCCCTCCATTTTCGAATATCGGCACTGCCACATGAATGGAATGGAAGGGAGGAGGTTTTCTCCTCCTGCTCAGCTAATTTGTCCGCCTTCCATGACAATATCCCGATCATTAGATATGGTCGTCTCGATTGCCAATCGCAAGCCTTTTACAATTGTTTCTAACGCCATGCTTGGCTGCCCTGCTTGCTTTGCTGCCTGTTCAGGCAAATAAGGGATATGGATGAACCCTCCACGTATGGAAGCTTTTTTCTCAGCAAGGTAATGCATCAATCCATAAAAAAGATGGTTGCACACATATGTACCCGCCGTCTGCGATATGGAAGCCGGAATTCCTTGTTGTTTTAACTCGTGTACAATCGCTTTGATTGGCAATGTAGACCAGTAGCCAGTAGGACCATTTTCCCTGATCGGTGTATCAATCGGCTGATTTCCTTCGTTATCCGGGATTCGAGCATCATTGACGTTAATCGCTACACGCTCAACCGCAATATCTCCTCGTCCACCTGCTTGTCCGATACATAACACGATGTCCGGATTCGTTTCATCTATCGCTGTGTACAGATGTTCGATAGATTTTTCAAAAACCGTAGGAATTTGGCGCAGCTCTA from the Brevibacillus brevis genome contains:
- the pcp gene encoding pyroglutamyl-peptidase I — protein: MKTILVTGFDPFGGEMVNPAWESVKELGKIKSDLYKVELRQIPTVFEKSIEHLYTAIDETNPDIVLCIGQAGGRGDIAVERVAINVNDARIPDNEGNQPIDTPIRENGPTGYWSTLPIKAIVHELKQQGIPASISQTAGTYVCNHLFYGLMHYLAEKKASIRGGFIHIPYLPEQAAKQAGQPSMALETIVKGLRLAIETTISNDRDIVMEGGQIS